One segment of Paraburkholderia sp. PREW-6R DNA contains the following:
- a CDS encoding glycosyltransferase, with amino-acid sequence MVAVLFLLSCLSLLIWCVLLFARGGFWRARPAAPLVLEPRETWPAVAAVVPARNEVDVIAQAVTTLLEQDYPGDFHVIVVDDHSTDGTADAARAAALQLRCPDRLTVLGAKPLPPGWSGKVWAQSQGIEAVRTLGLPADFLLLTDADIGHPADAVAQLVARADAEKRDLVSLMVRLRCDSFWEKALIPAFVFFFAKLYPFAWVNNPRHRTAAAAGGCMLVRRSALEEAGGIESIRAELIDDCSLAARIKHRGTGRHPIRLDVAARSVSLRPYDSWREIWNMIARTAFTQLHYSPLLLAGTLLGMTIIYLMPPVAALVLGPLGWPAWLAWAAMCCAYAPMLSYYRRSPLWAPFLPLVALFYVGATFASAVRYWRGKGGQWKARVQAPVQER; translated from the coding sequence ATGGTGGCGGTCCTGTTTCTTCTTTCGTGCCTTTCCCTGTTGATCTGGTGCGTGCTGCTGTTCGCGCGCGGCGGTTTCTGGCGGGCGCGTCCGGCCGCACCCCTCGTGCTCGAACCGCGCGAGACATGGCCGGCGGTTGCCGCCGTGGTGCCGGCCCGCAATGAGGTCGACGTGATCGCTCAGGCCGTCACCACGCTGCTCGAACAGGACTATCCGGGCGATTTCCACGTGATCGTGGTCGACGACCACAGTACCGACGGCACCGCCGACGCCGCCCGCGCCGCGGCCTTGCAGCTGCGGTGTCCGGACCGCCTGACCGTGCTGGGCGCGAAGCCGTTGCCGCCCGGCTGGTCGGGCAAGGTGTGGGCGCAGTCGCAAGGCATCGAGGCGGTCCGCACGCTCGGCTTGCCGGCTGATTTCCTGCTGCTGACCGACGCCGACATCGGTCACCCCGCGGACGCCGTTGCGCAACTCGTCGCGCGAGCGGATGCCGAAAAGCGCGATCTCGTCTCGCTGATGGTGCGTCTGCGTTGCGACTCCTTCTGGGAAAAGGCGCTGATCCCGGCCTTCGTTTTCTTCTTCGCCAAGCTCTATCCGTTCGCGTGGGTCAACAACCCGCGCCATCGCACCGCGGCGGCGGCGGGCGGCTGCATGCTGGTGCGCCGTAGCGCACTCGAAGAGGCGGGCGGCATCGAGTCGATTCGCGCGGAACTGATCGACGATTGCAGTCTGGCTGCGCGCATCAAGCATCGCGGCACCGGACGCCACCCCATCCGGCTGGATGTGGCCGCGCGCAGCGTGTCGCTGCGTCCCTACGATAGCTGGCGTGAGATCTGGAACATGATCGCGCGCACGGCGTTCACGCAGCTGCATTACTCGCCGCTGCTGCTCGCGGGCACGCTGCTCGGCATGACGATCATTTACCTGATGCCGCCTGTCGCGGCGCTGGTGCTCGGGCCGTTGGGCTGGCCGGCATGGCTTGCATGGGCGGCAATGTGCTGCGCGTACGCGCCGATGTTGAGCTACTACCGTCGTTCGCCTTTGTGGGCGCCGTTTCTGCCGCTGGTAGCGCTGTTCTACGTGGGCGCGACGTTCGCGTCGGCGGTGCGCTACTGGCGCGGCAAGGGCGGCCAGTGGAAGGCGCGTGTGCAGGCGCCTGTGCAGGAGCGCTAA
- the hpnA gene encoding hopanoid-associated sugar epimerase yields the protein MSEQNRDLVLVTGASGFVGSSVARIAQQKGFRVRVLVRATSPRKNVEALDAEVVVGDMRDEASMRNALRGVRYLLHVAADYRLWAPDPSEIERSNLEGTEATMRAALAAGVERIVYTSSVATLKVTSSGHSSDETSPLKADQAIGVYKRSKVLAERAVERMIAQNGLPAVIVNPSTPIGPRDVKPTPTGRIIVEAALGKLPAFVDTGLNLVHVDDVAAGHFLALERGKIGERYILGGENLPLQQMLADIAALTGRKAPTLSLPRWPLYPLAIGAEAVARITKREPFVTVDGLKMSKNKMYFTSAKAERELGYRARPYREGLSDALDWFRQAGYLKA from the coding sequence ATGAGCGAACAAAATCGCGATCTCGTGCTCGTGACCGGCGCATCCGGCTTCGTCGGCTCGTCGGTGGCGCGCATCGCGCAACAGAAAGGTTTCCGGGTGCGCGTGCTGGTGCGCGCCACCAGCCCGCGCAAAAACGTCGAGGCGCTGGATGCAGAGGTCGTCGTGGGCGACATGCGCGACGAAGCGTCTATGCGCAATGCGCTGCGCGGCGTGCGCTATCTGCTGCACGTGGCCGCCGACTATCGCCTGTGGGCGCCGGACCCGAGCGAGATCGAACGCTCGAATCTGGAAGGCACCGAGGCCACCATGCGCGCGGCGCTGGCAGCGGGCGTGGAGCGCATTGTCTACACGAGCAGCGTGGCGACGCTCAAGGTCACGAGTTCCGGGCACTCCTCGGACGAAACCTCGCCGCTCAAGGCCGATCAGGCGATTGGCGTGTACAAGCGCAGCAAGGTGCTGGCCGAGCGGGCGGTGGAGCGGATGATCGCGCAGAATGGCCTGCCGGCGGTAATCGTGAACCCGTCCACACCCATCGGTCCGCGCGACGTGAAGCCGACGCCGACTGGCCGCATCATCGTCGAAGCAGCGCTCGGCAAGCTTCCGGCGTTCGTGGATACGGGCCTGAACCTCGTTCACGTCGACGACGTGGCCGCGGGTCACTTCCTCGCGCTGGAACGCGGCAAGATCGGCGAGCGCTATATTCTCGGCGGAGAAAATCTGCCGCTTCAGCAGATGCTCGCGGACATTGCGGCGCTCACCGGCCGCAAAGCGCCCACACTGAGCCTGCCGCGCTGGCCGCTTTATCCGCTCGCCATAGGCGCGGAAGCGGTCGCGAGAATCACGAAACGCGAACCGTTCGTCACCGTGGACGGTCTGAAAATGTCGAAGAACAAGATGTACTTCACGTCGGCGAAGGCGGAGCGCGAACTCGGCTATCGTGCGCGGCCATATCGGGAAGGTTTGAGCGACGCGCTCGACTGGTTCAGACAGGCGGGCTATCTGAAGGCTTGA
- a CDS encoding acylphosphatase — protein MAPDLDERIETYYVRVRGTVQGVGFRHATVRQAHALGIKGWVANLDDGSVEAVLQGAANQVDRMLSWLRHGPPAARVTDVSGEERATEKRYERFEQH, from the coding sequence ATGGCCCCGGATCTGGATGAGCGGATCGAAACGTATTACGTGCGGGTGCGCGGCACCGTGCAGGGCGTCGGCTTTCGCCACGCAACCGTGCGGCAGGCGCACGCGCTTGGCATCAAGGGTTGGGTCGCGAATCTCGACGACGGCTCCGTCGAGGCCGTGCTACAGGGCGCGGCCAATCAGGTGGACCGGATGTTGTCGTGGCTGCGGCACGGACCGCCGGCGGCGCGTGTCACCGACGTAAGCGGCGAAGAACGCGCTACCGAAAAGCGCTACGAACGTTTCGAGCAGCACTGA
- the egtD gene encoding L-histidine N(alpha)-methyltransferase, translated as MTQPALSHDAAPDFLAAFAADVRAGLTHSPQKELPSKYLYDEVGSALFEVITVLPEYGVTRAEERLLAKHAVDIVEHLPHDVTVAELGSGSGRKTRRILEALCKKRPTSYCPIEISRSALQLCRRELGDICRLSIVGYERDYLAGLAEVSKNRTSGERLLVLFLGSTIGNFGRLAATRFLRDIRNMLAPGDALLLGTDLIKPTPTLVAAYDDSIGVTASFNLNLLARINRELDGDFPLEAFEHVARFNPDARSIEMHLRAKRDVTAHVGAAQLTVSLKAGETIWTESSHKYRAEEMSAIADDAGFACSYQWIEEEWGFAESLLVAR; from the coding sequence ATGACCCAGCCCGCCCTATCGCACGACGCCGCACCCGACTTTCTCGCCGCCTTCGCCGCCGATGTTCGCGCTGGCCTGACTCATTCACCCCAGAAGGAATTGCCGTCGAAGTATCTGTATGACGAAGTCGGCTCCGCGCTCTTCGAGGTGATTACCGTACTGCCCGAATACGGCGTGACGCGCGCCGAAGAGCGGCTTCTCGCGAAGCATGCGGTGGACATCGTCGAACACCTGCCGCATGACGTCACCGTGGCGGAACTCGGCAGCGGCAGCGGCCGTAAAACACGGCGCATTCTCGAAGCACTCTGTAAAAAGCGCCCCACTTCTTACTGCCCGATTGAAATTTCGCGCAGCGCGCTGCAACTCTGCCGGCGAGAGCTGGGCGATATTTGCCGGCTATCGATCGTGGGCTATGAGCGCGATTACCTGGCTGGTCTTGCTGAAGTCAGCAAAAACCGCACGAGCGGTGAGCGGCTGCTCGTGCTCTTTCTTGGCAGTACGATCGGGAATTTCGGCAGGCTGGCCGCGACGCGCTTTTTACGCGATATCCGCAATATGCTCGCACCCGGCGATGCGCTGCTGCTCGGCACCGACCTCATCAAGCCGACGCCGACGCTGGTCGCCGCGTACGACGATTCGATCGGCGTAACCGCTTCGTTCAACCTGAACCTGCTTGCGCGCATCAATCGCGAACTGGACGGCGACTTTCCGCTCGAGGCGTTCGAACACGTCGCGCGCTTCAATCCGGACGCGCGCAGCATCGAAATGCATCTGCGGGCCAAGCGGGATGTCACCGCGCACGTCGGCGCGGCGCAACTGACAGTGTCGCTCAAAGCAGGCGAGACGATCTGGACCGAGAGCAGCCACAAGTACCGCGCGGAGGAAATGTCCGCCATTGCCGACGACGCCGGCTTTGCGTGCAGCTACCAGTGGATCGAAGAGGAATGGGGTTTCGCGGAAAGTCTGCTGGTCGCGCGTTGA
- the rarD gene encoding EamA family transporter RarD, giving the protein MMRYDPKRGIALSVSACALFALLSAYATLLKPLSGLDIFAWRVIWTVPGALALVVVRKRLPILRQLFYRMVTEPALGFAMILSAALLGLQLWVFLWAPLHGRMLEVSLGYFLLPLVMVLVGRFHYHERLDGLQWLAVICAAVGVAHELWVTGAFSWPTLLVSLGYPPYFMLRRRINQDSLAMFTVEMALLLPAAIFFLLSGDSLTMIAGRFDMWCVLLPGLGALSTLALASYLQASRLLPVALFGILGYVEPVLLVFVSITLLGESLNASQLATYIPIWIAVALTALHGAHLVRFAPN; this is encoded by the coding sequence CTGATGCGCTACGACCCGAAGCGCGGCATCGCGCTATCAGTCAGCGCATGCGCGTTATTTGCCCTGCTGTCCGCTTACGCCACACTGCTCAAACCGCTCAGCGGCCTCGATATCTTTGCATGGCGCGTGATCTGGACGGTGCCTGGCGCGCTTGCGCTTGTGGTGGTGCGCAAACGCCTGCCCATTCTCCGCCAACTTTTTTACCGGATGGTGACCGAGCCCGCATTAGGTTTCGCCATGATCCTGAGCGCCGCGTTGCTTGGTTTGCAATTGTGGGTGTTTCTTTGGGCACCGCTGCATGGACGCATGCTCGAAGTCTCACTCGGTTACTTTCTGCTTCCGCTGGTGATGGTTCTCGTCGGGCGGTTTCACTATCACGAACGTCTGGATGGCTTGCAATGGCTCGCGGTGATCTGTGCTGCTGTCGGCGTTGCGCACGAGCTTTGGGTGACCGGTGCGTTTTCATGGCCGACTTTGCTGGTGTCGCTCGGCTATCCACCGTATTTCATGCTGCGCCGTAGAATCAATCAGGATTCACTCGCGATGTTCACGGTGGAAATGGCGCTGCTGTTACCCGCCGCGATCTTTTTCCTGCTGAGCGGCGATTCGCTGACGATGATCGCCGGTCGCTTCGACATGTGGTGTGTGCTGTTGCCGGGACTTGGCGCGCTCAGCACGCTGGCGCTCGCGTCGTATCTCCAGGCGAGCCGACTATTGCCTGTCGCGTTGTTCGGCATTTTGGGTTATGTCGAGCCCGTATTGCTCGTGTTCGTGTCGATCACGCTGCTCGGCGAATCGCTCAATGCGTCGCAACTCGCGACCTATATCCCCATCTGGATCGCGGTTGCGCTCACCGCGCTGCACGGTGCGCATCTCGTGCGATTCGCGCCGAACTAG
- a CDS encoding Mpo1-like protein: MRTLTHQLTQYAGYHRDRRNIATHFVGIPMIVLALAVLLSRPPIAVGALPFAVSPARALFGACTVYYFVLDVPLGFMMTIVSMLCVAFGQWLAAQSTVVWLASGIGLFVTGWLFQFIGHVAYEHRKPAFIDDMTGLLIGPLFVLAEALFAYGWRPALREAIEAQVGPARIDPARAAAHR; this comes from the coding sequence ATGAGAACGCTGACGCACCAGCTTACGCAATACGCGGGTTACCACCGCGACCGGCGCAATATCGCCACGCATTTCGTCGGCATACCGATGATCGTGCTCGCCCTCGCCGTGCTGTTGAGCCGGCCCCCCATCGCGGTAGGCGCACTGCCGTTCGCCGTGTCGCCGGCCAGGGCGTTGTTCGGTGCGTGTACCGTCTATTACTTCGTGCTCGATGTGCCGCTTGGCTTCATGATGACCATCGTGTCGATGCTTTGCGTCGCGTTTGGGCAGTGGCTTGCGGCGCAGTCCACCGTGGTCTGGCTCGCAAGCGGCATTGGACTTTTCGTGACTGGCTGGTTGTTTCAGTTCATCGGACACGTGGCTTACGAACACCGCAAACCGGCTTTCATCGACGACATGACCGGCCTGCTGATCGGCCCACTCTTCGTGCTCGCCGAGGCGCTCTTCGCTTACGGCTGGCGGCCCGCTCTGCGCGAGGCAATCGAAGCGCAAGTGGGTCCTGCACGCATCGATCCGGCTCGCGCGGCCGCCCATCGCTGA
- a CDS encoding Crp/Fnr family transcriptional regulator: MTARFSTDELATTLTRSAWFRAAPDALQKELIDAGRIERLGAGQRLFSRGDTDDGLYCLLDGFMRIGAASSAGKEALLAVIEPVNWFGEIALFDERPRTHDAYAERDSDVFHVPRAALAAILERTPAFWHSFGLLLTQKLRLAFDAIEEAALLPAAPRVARRLLLMSGGYGEPGTQRRVLKVPQEDLAMMLALSRQTINQVLKQFETQHALRLGYAEIEIIDRDKLGALAAFEPRSDQALRRN; the protein is encoded by the coding sequence ATGACAGCAAGGTTTTCAACGGACGAACTTGCCACGACGCTTACGCGCAGCGCGTGGTTTCGCGCGGCACCCGACGCGCTGCAAAAAGAGCTGATCGACGCAGGACGCATCGAGCGGCTCGGCGCCGGTCAACGGCTCTTCTCGCGCGGCGATACCGACGACGGCCTCTATTGCCTGCTCGACGGCTTCATGAGAATCGGCGCCGCGAGTTCGGCGGGCAAGGAAGCGTTGCTCGCGGTGATCGAACCGGTGAACTGGTTCGGCGAGATCGCGCTGTTCGACGAGCGTCCGCGAACTCATGACGCGTACGCCGAACGCGATTCGGATGTGTTTCACGTGCCGCGCGCAGCGCTTGCCGCCATCCTCGAACGCACGCCGGCATTCTGGCATTCGTTCGGTTTGCTGCTCACGCAGAAGTTGCGTCTCGCGTTCGACGCAATCGAAGAAGCTGCGCTGCTGCCCGCTGCACCACGGGTTGCGCGCCGGTTGCTGCTCATGTCGGGCGGTTATGGTGAACCCGGTACGCAGCGGCGCGTCCTGAAGGTTCCTCAGGAAGATCTCGCGATGATGCTCGCGCTTTCGCGTCAGACTATCAATCAGGTGCTCAAACAGTTCGAAACGCAGCACGCATTGCGGCTCGGTTACGCGGAGATCGAGATCATCGATAGGGATAAGCTGGGCGCGCTCGCTGCGTTCGAACCGCGCTCGGATCAGGCGCTCAGGCGTAACTGA
- a CDS encoding methyltransferase type 11, producing the protein MHDYFSGIGLDIGAGADPLSVYGRFFPAIQQLIAWNAESRDAVHMDGAPSHVFDFVHSDCLGRFSNPHQALARWLEIVKPGGYLVLTLPTHVASPGECIFTLSRSRAAPPHEVNAFDLVMEASAVATCERVCVVREADENRPPGVTAATRETGALAIEVVVRKCDVPELHALLSAIDTADSETAVLERCREALRLYPYRCDTYLCVNMAMLRWGFSRKLEGVWAAAVRRLPHEHLPKLFHALMLIALGMLNKGFKRREALFAGTVWQRRTSVPPPAYADWRGESLEGKSIVIWSEFGLGDEIFFFRFARMFSERSGAASVTVVCQTPLVELFRAAGSGATICGVKDARQLPPHDYWVYPHAIPAWAPLDIDHLPDVVPYLRADPAHAPIALPGNPHALKVGVVFKGAPTHENDAARSLPSLDCLAPLFALDGVEFHVMQKGQGEGEAAEYAARVPNVHDLAPSIHSFGDTARMLAALDLLISVDTSTANLAGAMGRPVWLMLPMLCDWRWHLDRDDSPWYPSVRLFRERGEGWSEVVLRIRAALEQRLAVRYIMGGAA; encoded by the coding sequence TTGCACGACTATTTCTCTGGCATCGGTCTGGACATCGGCGCGGGAGCCGATCCGCTTTCTGTGTATGGGCGCTTTTTCCCGGCCATCCAGCAACTGATTGCGTGGAATGCCGAATCGCGCGATGCCGTTCACATGGACGGCGCACCGTCTCACGTGTTCGACTTCGTCCATTCGGATTGCCTAGGACGTTTTTCCAATCCTCACCAGGCTCTCGCCAGATGGCTCGAAATCGTCAAGCCCGGCGGCTATCTGGTATTGACATTGCCGACGCACGTCGCCTCGCCCGGCGAATGTATCTTCACCCTGTCCCGATCGCGCGCGGCGCCACCACACGAGGTCAATGCGTTCGACCTGGTAATGGAGGCATCGGCGGTGGCGACATGCGAACGCGTGTGTGTGGTACGTGAGGCCGACGAAAACCGGCCCCCCGGCGTGACCGCTGCAACGCGCGAGACAGGCGCTTTGGCGATAGAGGTGGTGGTGCGCAAGTGCGATGTTCCCGAACTGCATGCGCTGCTTTCAGCGATCGACACGGCCGACAGCGAGACGGCGGTACTGGAGCGCTGCAGGGAAGCGCTACGACTTTATCCGTATCGCTGCGACACGTACCTGTGCGTGAACATGGCGATGCTGCGCTGGGGCTTTAGTCGCAAGCTCGAGGGAGTGTGGGCGGCGGCCGTGCGACGGCTCCCGCATGAACATCTGCCCAAACTCTTCCACGCGCTGATGCTGATCGCACTGGGCATGCTGAACAAGGGTTTTAAGCGTCGCGAAGCATTGTTTGCGGGAACCGTCTGGCAACGTCGAACGTCGGTGCCGCCGCCCGCTTATGCCGACTGGCGCGGCGAGTCGCTCGAAGGGAAATCGATCGTTATCTGGAGCGAGTTCGGGCTGGGCGACGAAATCTTCTTCTTCCGGTTCGCGCGGATGTTTAGTGAGCGTAGCGGGGCAGCGAGCGTAACGGTCGTTTGCCAGACGCCGTTGGTCGAACTCTTTCGCGCGGCGGGCTCGGGGGCGACGATCTGCGGGGTCAAGGATGCGCGGCAACTGCCGCCGCACGACTACTGGGTCTACCCGCATGCGATCCCGGCGTGGGCTCCGCTGGATATCGACCATTTGCCAGACGTCGTGCCTTATCTGCGAGCGGACCCGGCGCATGCGCCGATCGCTTTGCCGGGCAATCCGCATGCGCTGAAGGTCGGTGTGGTGTTCAAGGGTGCGCCGACGCACGAGAACGACGCCGCCAGGTCATTGCCGTCGCTGGATTGTCTTGCGCCGCTGTTCGCGTTGGACGGCGTCGAGTTCCATGTGATGCAGAAAGGACAAGGGGAGGGCGAGGCTGCCGAATACGCGGCACGCGTGCCTAACGTGCATGACCTCGCACCTTCTATCCATTCATTCGGCGACACGGCGCGCATGCTGGCCGCGCTCGACCTGTTGATCAGCGTGGATACGTCGACGGCCAATCTGGCGGGCGCGATGGGCCGGCCAGTGTGGCTGATGCTGCCCATGCTGTGTGACTGGAGATGGCACCTGGATCGCGACGACAGCCCGTGGTATCCGTCGGTCCGTCTGTTTCGCGAGCGAGGCGAAGGGTGGAGCGAGGTGGTGCTGCGGATTCGGGCGGCACTGGAGCAGCGGCTCGCGGTGCGGTACATCATGGGCGGGGCCGCCTAG
- a CDS encoding DNA/RNA non-specific endonuclease: MKKWLACLLFAVAAHVAAAPSCSQFTPNAQWPVLSNQKMAPKTRMLCYSDFAVLHSGITHGPLWSAEHLTRDHIEAAKDMVRTNRFFEDARLPDGEGATLDDYKRSGFDRGHMSPAGNRWNQEAMAQSFSLANVVPQNRQNNQRLWARIETSVRRIALSYDDTYVVTGPIFSGQQLQTIGPTHVFVPTQLFKVVYVPSRQLAFAVVVDNVATNRYDIRTLHELEAASGIRFPGIPENLKDQRPGGLKGV, translated from the coding sequence ATGAAGAAGTGGCTTGCCTGTCTGCTTTTCGCTGTCGCCGCACACGTTGCCGCGGCGCCCTCCTGTTCGCAATTCACACCCAATGCGCAGTGGCCGGTTCTGAGCAATCAGAAGATGGCGCCGAAAACGCGCATGCTGTGCTACAGCGATTTCGCGGTGCTGCACTCGGGCATCACGCACGGTCCCTTGTGGTCGGCGGAGCACCTCACGCGCGACCACATCGAGGCGGCGAAAGACATGGTGCGCACCAACCGGTTTTTCGAAGACGCCCGTCTGCCCGACGGTGAAGGCGCCACACTCGACGACTACAAGCGCAGCGGCTTCGACCGCGGACATATGAGCCCGGCGGGCAATCGCTGGAATCAGGAAGCGATGGCACAATCGTTTTCACTGGCCAATGTCGTGCCGCAAAATCGGCAGAACAATCAGCGGCTGTGGGCGCGTATCGAAACTTCCGTGCGCAGGATCGCGCTGTCTTACGACGACACGTATGTCGTCACCGGGCCGATTTTCAGTGGCCAGCAATTGCAGACAATCGGTCCAACGCACGTATTCGTCCCAACGCAACTGTTCAAGGTCGTCTACGTGCCGTCGCGGCAACTTGCTTTCGCAGTGGTCGTCGATAACGTGGCAACCAACCGTTACGACATCAGGACGTTGCACGAACTCGAAGCAGCATCAGGCATCCGTTTTCCGGGTATTCCGGAGAACCTGAAGGACCAGCGACCGGGAGGACTGAAAGGTGTTTAA
- a CDS encoding DUF3564 domain-containing protein, with the protein MRLTILINGSDPTVSHDYAVLWLDTEERRWSREAHQGIDLPPWGELHDDNGVTTLCAPSTDAPLCTLRGLHVDRKERVSAAQGAAAWTAVQNRAPTSGFWRLQAVDRQPVRAENSVFGN; encoded by the coding sequence ATGCGCCTGACTATCCTTATCAACGGGTCTGATCCGACTGTCAGTCACGACTATGCGGTGTTGTGGCTCGACACCGAAGAGCGCCGGTGGTCGAGAGAAGCGCACCAAGGCATCGACCTGCCGCCTTGGGGCGAGTTACACGACGACAACGGCGTCACTACGCTTTGCGCGCCAAGCACCGACGCGCCGCTTTGCACGCTGCGCGGTCTGCACGTCGACCGCAAGGAACGCGTGAGCGCCGCGCAAGGCGCGGCCGCCTGGACTGCAGTGCAAAATCGTGCACCGACGAGTGGATTCTGGAGACTGCAGGCCGTCGATCGCCAGCCCGTGCGTGCAGAGAATAGCGTGTTCGGCAATTAG
- a CDS encoding acid phosphatase: protein MTDNDSALPPSSGDIPDDPERRRVLTGLAAVGLGLALTAGRSDPSVASSAPRSAADLRLDAALHDQVKNIVVIYAENRSFANLYGNFPGVQHPLDKVSAERYLQLDRDGKTPLPRLPAIWGGLVPQAQEVDGKRYMIGQKDIANLRNSPFHMTDAQGAPLPTGVITRDLVHRFYQNQMQINAGRNNQFAAWGDSGGLVMGHYRSSADTLRLWNLAQQYTLCDNFFMAAFGGSWLNHIFLISAQAPFYPDIHNSPAKKLASVVDGDDPTGSRLKVADDSPASALDGPPKFVNDGAFTADGYAVNTMAPPYQPSSVRPVEGGDPAYADLSNPRVLPPQNYATIGDRLTAKGVDWAWYSGAWQYALEHQDTGSMPDFQYHHQPFNYFANYAPGTAARRKYLRDAGLGNDASTNRLIADIDAGRLPAVVFYKPQGDLNMHAGYADVESGDRHIAAVIDHLQHGPQWANTVVIVTVDENGGWWDPVSPPKGDRWGPGSRIPALVVSPLAKKGYVDHTVYDTNSILRLISRVHRLAPLEGVAARDRAFASNGLAPLGDMTATLDLA, encoded by the coding sequence ATGACCGACAACGACTCCGCCCTGCCGCCTTCTTCCGGCGACATTCCCGACGACCCCGAGCGGCGTCGCGTCCTCACCGGCCTCGCCGCCGTTGGGCTCGGCCTCGCGCTGACCGCAGGCAGGAGCGACCCGAGCGTGGCGAGCAGCGCACCGCGCAGCGCGGCCGATTTGCGGCTCGACGCCGCGCTGCATGACCAGGTGAAGAACATTGTCGTGATCTACGCGGAGAATCGCAGCTTCGCCAATCTGTACGGCAATTTTCCCGGCGTCCAGCATCCGCTGGATAAAGTAAGCGCGGAGCGCTACCTGCAACTCGACCGCGACGGCAAGACGCCACTGCCGCGCCTTCCCGCGATCTGGGGCGGCCTCGTGCCGCAGGCCCAGGAGGTAGACGGCAAGCGCTACATGATCGGCCAGAAGGACATCGCCAATCTGCGCAACAGTCCGTTTCACATGACCGACGCGCAGGGCGCGCCGCTGCCCACAGGCGTCATTACGCGAGACCTGGTGCACCGTTTCTACCAGAACCAGATGCAGATCAACGCGGGCCGCAACAATCAGTTTGCCGCATGGGGCGATTCGGGCGGCCTTGTCATGGGGCATTACCGGAGTTCCGCCGACACGCTGCGTCTATGGAATTTGGCTCAGCAGTACACGCTGTGCGACAACTTCTTCATGGCGGCCTTCGGTGGCTCGTGGCTGAACCACATTTTCCTGATCTCGGCGCAGGCGCCCTTTTATCCGGACATTCACAACAGCCCGGCGAAAAAACTGGCCTCTGTGGTCGACGGCGACGACCCGACCGGCTCGCGGCTGAAAGTGGCTGACGACTCGCCGGCCTCGGCGCTCGATGGGCCGCCGAAATTCGTCAACGACGGCGCATTCACCGCCGATGGATACGCGGTCAACACCATGGCCCCGCCTTACCAGCCGAGCAGCGTGCGCCCCGTTGAAGGCGGCGATCCGGCCTATGCTGATCTGTCGAACCCGCGCGTGCTGCCGCCGCAAAACTACGCGACCATCGGCGATCGCCTCACCGCAAAAGGCGTGGACTGGGCGTGGTACAGCGGCGCCTGGCAATATGCGCTGGAACACCAGGACACGGGCTCGATGCCGGATTTCCAGTACCACCACCAGCCGTTCAATTACTTTGCGAATTACGCACCGGGAACCGCTGCGCGCCGCAAGTATCTGCGCGACGCGGGTCTTGGCAACGACGCGTCCACCAACCGTCTGATTGCAGACATCGACGCGGGGCGTTTGCCCGCCGTTGTGTTCTACAAGCCGCAAGGCGATCTGAATATGCACGCTGGATACGCGGACGTCGAATCGGGCGATCGCCACATCGCTGCGGTGATCGACCACCTTCAGCACGGGCCGCAATGGGCGAATACGGTAGTGATCGTGACCGTCGACGAGAATGGCGGCTGGTGGGACCCCGTGTCACCGCCGAAAGGCGACCGCTGGGGGCCGGGCTCCCGCATTCCGGCACTCGTGGTGTCGCCGCTCGCGAAGAAGGGCTACGTCGACCATACGGTGTACGACACGAACTCCATTCTGCGTCTAATCAGCCGGGTGCACCGCCTCGCGCCGCTCGAAGGCGTTGCGGCGCGCGACCGCGCGTTCGCCAGCAACGGCCTCGCGCCGCTCGGCGATATGACGGCCACGCTGGATCTGGCCTGA